The following coding sequences lie in one Rutidosis leptorrhynchoides isolate AG116_Rl617_1_P2 chromosome 4, CSIRO_AGI_Rlap_v1, whole genome shotgun sequence genomic window:
- the LOC139845386 gene encoding B3 domain-containing protein At3g19184-like has product MVAPKKLKLNYEESRNQRLEENKKRMEELKLTSLALSLRTTSTPKQSPMKKVNRTPRKPLDLSTVRRSGRVAQKPPAIYKEDLVEPLGKRRSYGKGARDLSNRVYASYEDREYATGKAEELYSSLEPNYPSFVKPMLQSHVSGGFWLGLPRDFCKKHLPTRDEIITLVDEDGDQWDTKYLPRKTGLSGGWKRFAEDHKLADGDALVFQLIKRTVFKVYIIRVNQAEDSDDA; this is encoded by the exons ATGGTGGCTCCCAAAAAACTAAAACTAAACTATGAAGAATCTCGTAATCAAAGATTggaagaaaacaagaaaagaatGGAAGAATTAAAGCTCACATCTTTAGCTCTATCATTGAGAACCACTTCGACTCCTAAACAGTCCCCT ATGAAGAAGGTAAATCGGACGCCTCGTAAACCGCTGGACTTGTCTACGGTTAGGAGGTCTGGTCGTGTTGCTCAAAAGCCACCTGCAATCTACAAAGAA GATCTGGTTGAGCCTTTAGGAAAGCGCCGGAG CTATGGCAAAGGTGCACGTGATTTATCAAATCGAGTATATGCATCTTATGAAGATAGAGAGTACGCTACAGGGAAAGCAGAGGAATTATACTCCAGCTTGGAACCTAATTACCCGAGCTTTGTTAAGCCAATGCTTCAATCACATGTTTCCGGTGGATTTTGGCTT GGTCTTCCTCGAGATTTCTGCAAAAAACACCTTCCTACACGTGATGAGATAATAACATTGGTTGATGAAGATGGTGATCAATGGGATACGAAGTACCTCCCTAGGAAAACTGGACTTAGTGGCGGATGGAAACGGTTTGCTGAAGATCATAAACTCGCTGATGGGGATGCACTTGTTTTCCAGCTCATCAAACGGACAgtttttaag GTTTACATTATAAGAGTGAATCAAGCTGAAGATAGTGATGATGCATGA